In Asterias rubens chromosome 15, eAstRub1.3, whole genome shotgun sequence, a genomic segment contains:
- the LOC117300189 gene encoding uncharacterized protein LOC117300189, whose amino-acid sequence MLLVDQSASLPYYAPCLDDDFHCEGRNLCIKRYLLCDGIRQCGVDNLSDERDCNYDSGTCTADFFRCSESGSSMGLCIPKRKKCDRKRDCYKGEDEDDCTCKGSEFKCARRGGCIRKSLVCDDKTHCLDGSDEMHCGAANMHECPAEKRNIPKGFVCDDYKDCIDGSDEANCPDSTNDEVVSDFTCESSQYTQCGDIQQCYNLAYECDGENDCTNGHDESLEVCGREAVCDPPQAPCPLGGGCGVLCNLRDECVQLSDETNCICSVFMNSTDETPVEIVKCSGISRSLPFSFAAVESGYWITCDSSGTSPRIRTSLYECDGELDCYRPGSSIPQPCKTVSSGCYLSPYGDDYKGNSSVRGCLPWSHPNVTSEGYNGLQYWELEGLEPGSTVTHNYCRNPSGLQYRPWCFVQNHGMIEANDSCIVERPYSPVFTCHNVNLNISIALEENDRSNASQGRLQLTTAEGVVGTISDQFWTIDDKNVICSQLGFPAGALWDEFYDFGPGTGPVLITDVRCTGFENLLVDCFYRVATGNEDDHRHDVGVVCNTMGYFDRPNISNVDDRQRVRRDTDWVSEAADISIITPLIPNLQFDPPTQMRKVNRKRNLATDRVYSCGDGKEIPYWQTCNKFPDCADGRDEWAEEMQCDDIVTECNLYEFQCEETDSARGRKCIHKTKVCDGYNDCTNNQKVTETNPPAWDEQRCPQFDETEPPGYHRCYGSSGKAGHFIQKRKLCNTVRDCVEGDDETECLTDKPKDKEDPFADPNWYLPYKSLLKPKFYPMFESFPRNYTKPPFDRVADLDPPNWDSFMTFSARPDYSDLVDVLELSGDQVANFGHQKEDFILQCTYEQKKCNMSLIKVIQNDKYGNCFTFNNKDQQMRASKTGSRNGLQMTLFLEQSEYISIYGQEAGVRVSITPTHISPSPTDIGITIKPGTVTSIGLRYNDVIRKGPPHGDCMETVANTLIIANGTIRKTTSEKYDRGLCKKACVHKNIWEQCGCSDTLELDGQRCRLLNDTQDLCKNLVYFVYHHDMLKCNCPEQCSDIYYTKTSSMSVWPSRKFAKLLLRNIHSINDKTKVLNEDNIYENIARLEIYYEELNYERTEETPSYQESSLFGDIGGIVGLYIGFSLITVCEFIGLFLKLIKNNCLAPATSL is encoded by the exons ATGTTGCTGGTCGATCAATCTGCCTCTCTTCCGTACTACG CACCCTGCCTTGATGATGATTTCCATTGCGAGGGAAGAAACTTGTGCATTAAGAGATACCTACTATGTGACGGCATTAGACAGTGTGGTGTAGACAATCTTAGCGATGAGAGGGACTGTAATTACG ATTCTGGCACTTGCACCGCGGATTTCTTCCGCTGCTCGGAGTCTGGAAGCAGCATGGGACTCTGTATACCAAAGAGGAAGAAATGCGACAGGAAACGAGACTGCTACAAGGGCGAAGACGAGGACGATTGCA CTTGCAAGGGCAGTGAGTTTAAGTGTGCAAGGCGTGGAGGCTGCATTCGTAAGAGCCTGGTCTGTGACGACAAGACACATTGCCTTGATGGCAGTGATGAGATGCATTGTGGAGCTG cTAATATGCACGAGTGTCCGGCTGAAAAAAGGAACATTCCGAAGGGGTTCGTTTGCGATGATTATAAGGATTGCATCGATGGATCGGATGAGGCTAACTGTCCAGATAGTACAAATGACG AAGTAGTATCAGACTTTACGTGTGAGTCAAGCCAGTATACACAATGTGGAGACATTCAACAGTGCTACAATCTGGCGTACGAATGCGACGGGGAGAACGATTGCACAAACGGCCACGACGAATCTCTAGAAGTCTGTG GACGAGAGGCAGTATGTGACCCACCTCAAGCGCCTTGTCCATTGGGCGGTGGCTGCGGTGTGCTTTGTAACCTGAGAGACGAGTGCGTTCAATTGTCAGACGAAACTAATTGCA TTTGCAGTGTCTTTATGAACAGCACGGATGAAACTCCAGTTGAGATTGTCAAATGTTCCGGGATTTCACGCTCATTGCCTTTCTCATTTGCGGCTG TGGAGTCTGGGTACTGGATTACGTGCGACTCTAGTGGAACCAGTCCACGTATACGGACGTCACTGTACGAATGTGATGGCGAATTGGACTGTTACCGGCCTGGGAGTTCCATACCACAACCATGCAAAACAG TGTCCTCTGGATGTTATCTTTCCCCATACGGAGATGACTACAAAGGAAACAGTTCAGTACGAGGTTGCCTCCCCTGGTCTCACCCCAACGTGACCTCTGAAGGCTACAATGGACTCCAGTACTGGGAACTGGAGGGGTTAGAACCGGGTTCCACTGTGACACATAACTACTGCAGGAACCCAAGTGGTCTGCAATACAGGCCCTGGTGCTTTGTGCAAAACCACGGCATGATTGAAGCCAACGATAGCTGCATCGTTGAACGTCCATATTCACCGGTTTTCACTTGTCACAATG TAAATCTGAACATCAGCATAGCACTTGAAGAAAACGACAGAAGCAATGCTTCACAGGGGCGTCTACAATTAACCACTGCAGAAGGTGTCGTGGGTACGATCTCGGATCAGTTCTGGACTATCGATGACAAGAACGTCATATGCAGTCAGCTGGGCTTCCCGGCCGGGGCACTTTGGGACGAGTTTTACGACTTTGGTCCGGGAACTGGACCCGTCCTCATAACTGATGTGCGGTGTACTGGGTTCGAGAACTTGTTGGTTGATTGTTTCTACCGAGTGGCAACAGGGAACGAGGACGATCATAGGCATGATGTGGGCGTAGTCTGCAATACCATGGGTTATTTCG ATCGTCCAAATATATCGAATGTTGACGACAGACAACGTGTGAGACGCGATACAGACTGGGTCTCAGAAGCTGCAGATATCAGCATCATCACTCCGCTGATCCCGAACCTTCAGTTTGACCCTCCCACTCAGATGCGTAAGGTCAACCGCAAGAGGAATTTAG CAACCGATCGAGTCTACAGCTGCGGAGACGGGAAAGAAATACCTTACTGGCAGACATGTAATAAATTCCCAGACTGTGCCGATGGAAGAGACGAGTGGGCAGAGGAGATGCAGTGTGATGACATCGTGACCG AATGCAACCTCTATGAGTTTCAGTGTGAAGAAACCGACTCAGCTAGAGGACGAAAATGCATACACAAGACCAAAGTATGTGATGGTTATAACGACTGCACTAACAACCAGAAGGTGACGGAGACTAACCCGCCAGCATGGGACGAACAAAGATGCCCTCAGTTCG ATGAGACCGAACCGCCTGGTTATCACCGTTGTTACGGAAGCAGCGGTAAAGCCGGACATTTCATACAGAAACGGAAGTTGTGTAACACAGTAAGAGATTGCGTGGAGGGGGACGATGAAACAGAATGTCTGACAGACAAGCCAAAAG ACAAAGAAGACCCGTTCGCAGATCCTAATTGGTATCTACCCTACAAGAGCCTCCTGAAGCCCAAATTCTACCCAATGTTTGAATCATTTCCAAGGAACTATACCAAACCACCTTTCGATCGGGTGGCTGACCTCGATCCCCCAAACTGGGACAGCTTCATGACGTTCAGCGCTAGGCCAGACTACAGTGATCTTGTGGACGTCTTAGAACTTTCTGGGGACCAGGTTGCCAATTTTGGGCACCAGAAGGAGGACTTCATACTGCAGTGTACTTATGAACAGAAGAAATGTAACATGAG CCTAATTAAAGTGATTCAAAACGACAAGTACGGGAACTGTTTCACATTCAACAATAAGGATCAACAGATGCGCGCATCGAAAACTGGAAGCagaaatg GTCTCCAGATGACCTTATTTCTGGAGCAGTCAGAGTATATCAGTATCTACGGACAGGAGGCTGGTGTACGGGTGTCGATCACACCGACACATATCAGTCCAAGCCCCACTGATATCGGCATCACGATAAAGCCGGGGACGGTCACATCCATTGGGCTAAGATAC aatgaCGTAATTCGCAAAGGCCCACCGCACGGGGACTGTATGGAAACTGTGGCGAATACATTGATTATCGCAAACGGAACGATCCGAAAGACCACGTCTGAAAAATACGACCGCGGg TTATGTAAGAAGGCATGCGTCCATAAAAATATATGGGAGCAATGTGGGTGTTCAGACACACTGGAGTTAGACGGGCAGCGGTGTAGACTGTTGAATGATACGCAAG ATCTATGCAAAAACCTGGTATATTTTGTATATCATCATGATATGTTAAAATGCAATTGTCCGGAACAGTGTAG TGACATTTATTATACAAAGACGAGTTCGATGTCCGTGTGGCCTTCAAGGAAGTTCGCG AAACTTCTTTTGCGCAACATACATTCCATCAACGATAAGACGAAGGTCCTTAATGAGGACAATATTTA tgaaaaTATTGCAAGACTTGAAATTTATTACGAGGAGCTGAACTATGAGAGAACCGAAGAGACGCCATCGTATCAG GAGAGTTCCCTATTCGGTGACATCGGCGGCATCGTTGGACTTTACATCGGTTTCTCTCTCATAACCGTTTGTGAATTTATAGGTCTGTTTTTGAAGCTCATCAAGAACAATTGTTTGGCACCAGCCACTAGCCTTTGA